A genomic segment from Microcella flavibacter encodes:
- a CDS encoding bifunctional [glutamine synthetase] adenylyltransferase/[glutamine synthetase]-adenylyl-L-tyrosine phosphorylase, with protein MTRSTLTLTELARLGFAELSDARDALGGYERHLEAFALAADPDRALRLLRRLDEQHRDALAEVLDDEQWCARLLRVLGASEGLADFLRRRPAELRALRVPLPEPLTAQGYRDDLRAAVAAAPSPEQGVVALRVRYRHHLLRLAAWDLEHPDPLTAMPAVGAALADLAGAALDAALDAARAASPLPAEELAGVRLSIIGMGKAGARELNYVSDVDVIYVAEGSEAVETPRAVEIATRLASATARNIQEAGIEPGLWEVDANLRPEGKDGALVRSLDSHKAYYERWAKSWEFQALLKARPLAGDAELGERYLATIGPLVWQSSQREGFVASVQGMRERVTANIPADEVDQQLKLGPGGLRDVEFTIQLLQLVHGHADDRVRQPDTLGALAALAEHGYIGRAEAAEFSGDYRLLRVIEHRLQLDGLRRTHLMPRDPDKLRVIARATGALATADELSVRWQQTRAAVRSLHEKLFYRPLLSAVAALPDQDLSLTSAQAEARLAAIGFVDPAGALRHIAALSGGVSRSAAIQRTLLPVILQWLSDGADPDYGLLAFRRLSEDLGETYWFLRMLRDSSGAAQRLTSVLAGSRFVGELFRRIPEGAAWLENEEELRPRSLDALLDEARATVARHGGDDAAAAGALRTARRREILRTALAAILDVITVDELGRALSDIATALLTGLLSLAHRYGDGIEFAVIAMGRYGGGELGFGSDLDVMYVYRDVGAGDQAQQRAEQVVRDITRLSEDLRLPLDLDAGLRPEGKTGPLVRSLDSYRAYYDRWSLTWEAQALLRACGVVGDAPLIEAFTALADEVRYPAQLEESAAREIRRMKARIESERLPQGADSRRHLKLGRGSLSDVEWCVQLLQLGHAAEVPALRTTSTLRALAALVDAGLLPADEAARLREAWLIASRARSAMTLWSAKTVDVLPTERGQLDGVARLLRYPAGSASQLEEDYLRTTRLARQVFERCFYG; from the coding sequence ATGACGCGATCGACGCTGACGCTCACGGAGCTCGCCCGCCTGGGCTTCGCCGAGCTCAGCGACGCCCGCGACGCGCTCGGCGGCTACGAGCGGCACCTGGAGGCCTTCGCGCTCGCCGCCGACCCCGACCGCGCGCTGCGGCTGCTGCGGCGCCTCGACGAGCAGCATCGGGATGCTCTCGCCGAGGTGCTCGACGACGAGCAGTGGTGCGCCCGCCTCCTGCGGGTGCTGGGCGCCAGCGAGGGCCTGGCCGACTTCCTGCGCCGGCGCCCGGCCGAGCTGCGCGCCCTCCGGGTGCCCCTGCCGGAGCCGCTCACCGCCCAGGGCTACCGCGACGATCTGCGCGCCGCCGTCGCGGCCGCGCCGAGCCCGGAGCAGGGCGTGGTCGCGCTGCGCGTGCGGTACCGGCACCACCTGCTGCGCCTCGCGGCCTGGGATCTCGAGCATCCCGACCCCCTCACCGCCATGCCCGCCGTGGGTGCCGCCCTCGCGGACCTGGCGGGGGCCGCGCTCGACGCCGCCCTCGACGCGGCGCGCGCCGCCTCGCCGCTGCCGGCGGAGGAGCTCGCGGGCGTGCGCCTGTCGATCATCGGCATGGGCAAGGCGGGCGCCCGCGAGCTCAACTACGTGAGCGACGTCGACGTCATCTACGTCGCCGAGGGCTCGGAGGCGGTGGAGACGCCGCGGGCTGTGGAGATCGCGACGCGGCTGGCGAGCGCGACGGCCCGCAACATCCAGGAGGCGGGCATCGAGCCGGGCCTCTGGGAGGTCGACGCGAACCTGCGGCCGGAGGGCAAGGACGGCGCCCTCGTGCGCAGCCTCGACTCGCACAAGGCCTATTACGAGCGCTGGGCGAAGAGCTGGGAGTTCCAGGCCCTGCTGAAGGCGCGCCCGCTCGCGGGCGACGCCGAGCTGGGGGAGCGCTACCTCGCGACGATCGGCCCGCTGGTCTGGCAGTCCTCGCAGCGCGAGGGCTTCGTGGCCTCGGTGCAGGGCATGCGCGAGCGCGTCACCGCGAACATCCCCGCCGACGAGGTCGATCAGCAGCTGAAGCTCGGCCCCGGCGGCCTGCGCGACGTCGAGTTCACGATCCAGCTGCTGCAGCTCGTGCACGGGCACGCCGACGACCGCGTGCGCCAGCCCGACACGCTGGGGGCGCTCGCCGCCCTCGCCGAGCACGGCTACATCGGCCGCGCCGAGGCCGCCGAGTTCTCGGGCGACTACCGGCTGCTGCGCGTCATCGAGCACCGGCTGCAGCTCGACGGGCTGCGCCGCACGCACCTCATGCCCCGCGATCCCGACAAGCTGCGGGTGATCGCCCGCGCGACCGGTGCCCTCGCGACGGCCGACGAGCTCTCGGTGCGCTGGCAGCAGACCCGCGCCGCGGTGCGCAGCCTGCACGAGAAGCTGTTCTACCGTCCGCTGCTCTCGGCGGTCGCGGCCCTGCCCGATCAGGATCTCAGCCTCACGAGCGCCCAGGCCGAGGCGCGGCTCGCCGCGATCGGCTTCGTCGATCCGGCCGGCGCGCTGCGCCACATCGCCGCGCTCTCCGGCGGCGTCTCGCGGAGCGCCGCCATCCAGCGCACGCTCCTCCCCGTCATCCTGCAGTGGCTCTCCGACGGCGCCGACCCCGACTACGGCCTGCTCGCCTTCCGCCGCCTCAGCGAGGATCTCGGCGAGACCTACTGGTTCCTGCGCATGCTGCGCGACTCCTCCGGGGCCGCCCAGCGGCTCACGAGCGTGCTCGCCGGCTCGCGGTTCGTCGGCGAGCTGTTCCGCCGCATCCCCGAGGGCGCGGCCTGGCTCGAGAACGAGGAGGAGCTGCGCCCCCGATCGCTGGATGCCCTGCTCGACGAGGCGCGCGCCACGGTCGCCCGGCACGGCGGCGACGACGCCGCGGCGGCCGGCGCCCTCCGCACCGCCCGCCGCCGCGAGATCCTCCGCACCGCGCTCGCGGCCATCCTCGACGTCATCACGGTCGACGAGCTCGGCCGGGCGCTCAGCGACATCGCCACGGCGCTGCTCACGGGGCTGCTCTCGCTCGCGCACCGCTACGGCGACGGCATCGAGTTCGCCGTCATCGCGATGGGGCGGTACGGCGGCGGCGAGCTCGGCTTCGGCTCGGACCTCGACGTGATGTACGTCTACCGCGACGTCGGTGCGGGCGACCAGGCCCAGCAGCGCGCCGAGCAGGTCGTGCGCGACATCACCCGCCTCAGCGAGGATCTGCGCCTGCCGCTCGACCTCGATGCGGGGCTGCGCCCCGAGGGCAAGACCGGACCGCTCGTGCGCTCGCTGGACTCGTACCGCGCCTACTACGACCGCTGGTCGTTGACGTGGGAGGCGCAGGCCCTGCTGCGCGCCTGCGGCGTCGTGGGGGATGCTCCTCTCATCGAGGCGTTCACCGCCCTCGCCGACGAGGTGCGGTACCCGGCGCAGCTCGAGGAGTCGGCCGCGCGCGAGATCCGCCGCATGAAGGCCCGCATCGAGTCGGAGCGGCTGCCCCAGGGCGCCGACTCCCGCCGGCACCTCAAGCTCGGCCGCGGCTCGCTCAGCGACGTCGAGTGGTGCGTGCAGCTGCTGCAGCTCGGCCACGCGGCCGAGGTGCCCGCGCTGCGCACGACCTCGACGCTGCGCGCCCTCGCGGCGCTCGTCGACGCCGGGCTGCTGCCCGCGGACGAGGCCGCGCGCCTGCGCGAGGCGTGGCTCATCGCCTCGCGCGCCCGCTCGGCCATGACGCTGTGGAGCGCGAAGACCGTCGACGTGCTGCCGACCGAGCGCGGGCAGCTCGACGGCGTCGCGCGGCTGCTGCGGTATCCGGCCGGCAGCGCCTCGCAGCTCGAGGAGGACTACCTGCGCACGACGCGGCTCGCCCGGCAGGTGTTCGAGCGCTGCTTCTACGGGTGA
- the lipA gene encoding lipoyl synthase: MTAVHPTAPVEGRKMLRLEVRNAATPIEKKPDWIKTRAKMGPEYTELRALVNENSLHTVCQEAGCPNIYECWEDREATFLIGGSQCTRRCDFCQIDTGKPSDYDRDEPRRVAESVREMQLRYATVTGVARDDLPDEGAWLHAETVRLIHETNPGTGVEILATDFSGNPELLRVVFESQPEVFAHNVETVPRLFKSIRPAFRYERSLDVISQARAFGLITKSNLILGMGETREEISQALRDLHDAGTDIITITQYLRPTPRHHPIDRWLKPAEFVEIKEEADEIGFLGVLAGPLVRSSYRAGRLWAQSMTAKGRPIPDALRGLAVSTEPFAQAVG, from the coding sequence ATGACCGCCGTGCACCCCACCGCCCCCGTCGAGGGCCGCAAGATGCTGCGCCTCGAGGTGCGCAATGCCGCCACCCCCATCGAGAAGAAGCCGGACTGGATCAAGACCCGCGCGAAGATGGGGCCCGAGTACACCGAGCTGCGCGCGCTCGTGAACGAGAACTCCCTGCACACCGTGTGCCAGGAGGCCGGCTGCCCGAACATCTACGAGTGCTGGGAGGACCGCGAGGCCACCTTCCTCATCGGCGGCAGCCAGTGCACCCGCCGCTGCGACTTCTGCCAGATCGACACCGGCAAGCCCTCCGACTACGACCGCGACGAACCCCGGCGCGTCGCCGAGAGCGTGCGCGAGATGCAGCTGCGCTACGCGACCGTGACGGGCGTCGCCCGCGACGACCTGCCCGACGAGGGCGCCTGGCTGCACGCCGAGACCGTACGGCTCATCCACGAGACGAACCCCGGCACGGGCGTCGAGATCCTGGCGACCGACTTCTCGGGCAACCCCGAGCTGCTGCGGGTCGTGTTCGAGTCGCAGCCGGAGGTCTTCGCGCACAACGTGGAGACCGTGCCGCGCCTGTTCAAGAGCATCCGGCCCGCGTTCCGCTACGAGCGCTCGCTCGACGTGATCTCGCAGGCCCGCGCCTTCGGCCTCATCACCAAGTCGAACCTCATCCTCGGCATGGGCGAGACGCGCGAGGAGATCTCGCAGGCCCTGCGCGACCTGCACGACGCGGGCACCGACATCATCACGATCACCCAGTACCTGCGCCCCACCCCGCGCCACCACCCCATCGACCGCTGGCTCAAGCCCGCCGAGTTCGTCGAGATCAAGGAGGAGGCAGACGAGATCGGGTTCCTCGGCGTGCTCGCCGGTCCGCTCGTGCGCTCCAGCTACCGCGCGGGGCGCCTGTGGGCGCAGTCGATGACCGCGAAGGGGCGGCCGATCCCGGATGCCCTGCGCGGGCTCGCCGTGTCGACCGAGCCCTTCGCCCAGGCCGTCGGCTGA
- a CDS encoding glutamine synthetase family protein encodes MSKQQDFVLRTIEERGVKFVRLWFTDVVGTLKMVAIAPAEVEGAFTEGLGFDGSSIEGFTRAYEADVLAHPDPTTFQILPWRGEVDPTARMFCDITTPDGQPAAADPRHVLKRALAKAADRGFTFYTHPEIEFYLLKSSKYGPEGPEPVDSAGYFDNVPGGTAHDFRRRAVRMLEDLGISVEFSHHEAGPGQNEIDLRYADALTTADNIMTFRTVVKEVAIEQGVYATFMPKPLAQHPGSGMHTHMSLFEGDTNAFYDASGEYQLSQIGRQFIAGILTHAPEITAVTNQFVNSYKRIWSGDEAPSYVTWGHNNRSALVRVPLYKPGKGQSARVEYRGIDSAANPYLAYSLLLAAGLKGIEEGYELPPEAENTVWTLTEAERRALGYKALPASLDRALTLMEDSELVAETLGEQVFNFVLLNKRREWREYREQVTPYELKSNLEIL; translated from the coding sequence ATGAGCAAGCAGCAGGACTTCGTTCTCCGCACCATCGAGGAGCGGGGCGTCAAGTTCGTGCGGCTCTGGTTCACCGACGTCGTCGGCACCCTCAAGATGGTCGCGATCGCGCCGGCCGAGGTCGAGGGCGCGTTCACCGAGGGCCTCGGCTTCGACGGCTCCTCGATCGAGGGCTTCACCCGCGCCTACGAGGCCGACGTGCTCGCGCATCCCGACCCCACGACCTTCCAGATCCTGCCCTGGCGGGGCGAGGTCGACCCGACCGCGCGCATGTTCTGCGACATCACCACCCCCGACGGCCAGCCCGCCGCGGCCGACCCGCGCCACGTGCTCAAGCGCGCGCTCGCGAAGGCCGCCGATCGCGGCTTCACCTTCTACACGCACCCCGAGATCGAGTTCTACCTGCTGAAGAGCAGCAAGTACGGCCCCGAGGGCCCCGAGCCCGTCGACTCGGCCGGCTACTTCGACAACGTGCCCGGCGGCACGGCCCACGACTTCCGCCGCCGCGCGGTGCGCATGCTCGAAGACCTCGGCATCTCGGTCGAGTTCAGCCACCACGAGGCCGGGCCCGGCCAGAACGAGATCGACCTGCGCTACGCCGACGCGCTCACCACGGCCGACAACATCATGACCTTCCGCACGGTCGTGAAAGAGGTGGCGATCGAGCAGGGCGTGTACGCGACCTTCATGCCGAAGCCGCTCGCGCAGCACCCCGGCTCGGGCATGCACACGCACATGTCGCTCTTCGAGGGCGATACCAACGCCTTCTACGACGCCTCCGGCGAGTACCAGCTCTCGCAGATCGGCCGCCAGTTCATCGCGGGCATCCTCACCCACGCCCCCGAGATCACGGCCGTCACGAACCAGTTCGTCAACTCGTACAAGCGCATCTGGAGCGGCGACGAGGCCCCCAGCTACGTGACCTGGGGCCACAACAACCGCTCGGCGCTCGTGCGCGTGCCGCTGTACAAGCCCGGCAAGGGCCAGAGCGCCCGCGTCGAGTACCGCGGCATCGACTCCGCCGCCAACCCCTACCTCGCCTACTCGCTGCTGCTCGCGGCGGGCCTCAAGGGCATCGAGGAGGGCTACGAGCTGCCGCCCGAGGCCGAGAACACCGTCTGGACGCTGACGGAGGCGGAGCGCCGCGCCCTCGGCTACAAGGCGCTGCCGGCGAGCCTCGACCGCGCGCTCACCCTCATGGAGGACAGCGAGCTCGTCGCCGAGACGCTCGGCGAGCAGGTGTTCAACTTCGTGCTGCTCAACAAGCGCCGCGAGTGGCGCGAGTACCGCGAGCAGGTCACCCCCTACGAGCTCAAGAGCAACCTGGAGATCCTCTAG
- a CDS encoding DUF4191 domain-containing protein, whose amino-acid sequence MARSSAPSSPAKEPGRMKQMGQVFQMTRRNDKAALPLMLLWTILPVVAGILLAAFVSSGNIIGQVLYVIAGIMGGILGFLLVLGRRAERVAYRQISGQPGAVGAVLKSALRRAWQAGEMPVAVSPRTQDAVYRAVGKPGVVLIGEGPRSRTKRMLEDEQRNVKRIVPNVPVHIIHVGPDADSVPLEKLPKSITRIKKAISKAEVYAVSNRLNSLSKASSLPIPKGIDPTKARAPKPR is encoded by the coding sequence ATGGCCCGCAGCTCCGCACCCTCCTCCCCCGCCAAGGAACCCGGCCGGATGAAGCAGATGGGGCAGGTCTTCCAGATGACCCGCCGCAACGACAAGGCGGCGCTGCCGCTCATGCTCCTCTGGACGATCCTCCCCGTCGTCGCCGGCATCCTGCTGGCCGCGTTCGTCTCGAGCGGCAACATCATCGGGCAGGTGCTGTACGTCATCGCCGGCATCATGGGCGGCATCCTCGGCTTCCTCCTCGTGCTCGGCCGGCGTGCCGAGCGCGTCGCCTACCGGCAGATCTCGGGGCAGCCCGGCGCCGTGGGCGCGGTGCTCAAGAGCGCGCTGCGGCGCGCCTGGCAGGCCGGCGAGATGCCCGTCGCCGTGAGCCCCCGCACGCAGGACGCCGTCTACCGCGCCGTCGGCAAGCCCGGGGTGGTGCTCATCGGCGAGGGGCCGCGGTCGCGCACGAAGCGGATGCTCGAGGACGAGCAGCGCAACGTGAAGCGCATCGTGCCGAACGTGCCCGTGCACATCATCCACGTGGGCCCCGACGCCGACAGCGTGCCCCTGGAGAAGCTGCCGAAGTCGATCACCCGCATCAAGAAGGCGATCTCGAAGGCCGAGGTCTACGCCGTCTCGAACCGCCTGAACTCGCTCAGCAAGGCGAGTTCGCTGCCGATCCCCAAGGGCATCGACCCGACGAAGGCGCGGGCGCCGAAGCCCCGCTAG
- the glnA gene encoding type I glutamate--ammonia ligase: MFSDSSEVLKFIKDTDVKFLDIRFTDLPGVQQHFNIPASTVDEEFFSVGQLFDGSSIRGFASIHESDMQLIPDVTTAYVDPFRVERTLIMVFDIYNPRTGEIYSRDPRQVAKKAEKYLASTGIADTAFFAPEAEFYIFDDVRYETKQNASFFSVDSEEGAWNTGRVEEGGNLANKTPYKGGYFPVSPVDKQADLRDDISLKLIDAGLILERAHHEVGTGGQAEINYRFDTMVHAADDILKFKYIVKNTAEQWGKTATFMPKPLFGDNGSGMHTHQSLWNDGTPLFYDENGYGGLSDLARWYIGGLLKHAPAVLAFTNPTLNSYRRLIPGFEAPVNLVYSAGNRSAAIRIPITGTNPKAKRIEFRAPDASGNPYLAFAAQMMAGLDGILNKIEPHEPVDKDLYELPPEEAKSIPQVPATLSGALDALEADHEFLLQGGVFTKDLIETWIAYKREKEILAAAQRPTPIEYELYYSV; encoded by the coding sequence ATGTTTAGTGATTCTTCCGAGGTCCTGAAGTTCATCAAGGACACCGACGTCAAGTTCCTCGACATCCGATTCACCGACCTTCCGGGCGTGCAGCAGCACTTCAACATCCCCGCCTCGACGGTCGACGAGGAGTTCTTCTCGGTCGGACAGCTCTTCGACGGCTCCTCGATCCGCGGCTTCGCGTCGATCCACGAGTCCGACATGCAGCTCATCCCCGACGTCACCACGGCGTACGTCGACCCCTTCCGCGTCGAGCGCACGCTCATCATGGTCTTCGACATCTACAACCCGCGCACCGGCGAGATCTACAGCCGCGACCCGCGCCAGGTCGCCAAGAAGGCCGAGAAGTACCTCGCCTCGACCGGCATCGCCGACACCGCCTTCTTCGCCCCCGAGGCGGAGTTCTACATCTTCGACGACGTGCGCTACGAGACGAAGCAGAACGCGAGCTTCTTCTCCGTCGACTCGGAGGAGGGCGCCTGGAACACCGGTCGCGTCGAGGAGGGCGGCAACCTCGCCAACAAGACCCCCTACAAGGGCGGCTACTTCCCCGTCTCCCCCGTCGACAAGCAGGCCGACCTGCGTGACGACATCAGCCTCAAGCTGATCGACGCGGGCCTCATCCTCGAGCGCGCACACCACGAGGTCGGCACCGGCGGCCAGGCCGAGATCAACTATCGCTTCGACACCATGGTGCACGCGGCCGACGACATCCTGAAGTTCAAGTACATCGTGAAGAACACGGCCGAGCAGTGGGGCAAGACCGCCACGTTCATGCCGAAGCCCCTCTTCGGCGACAACGGCTCGGGCATGCACACCCACCAGTCGCTGTGGAACGACGGCACCCCGCTGTTCTACGACGAGAACGGCTACGGCGGCCTGAGCGACCTCGCCCGCTGGTACATCGGCGGCCTGCTCAAGCACGCCCCCGCCGTGCTCGCCTTCACGAACCCGACGCTGAACTCGTACCGCCGCCTCATCCCCGGCTTCGAGGCCCCCGTCAACCTCGTCTACTCGGCGGGCAACCGCTCGGCCGCGATCCGCATCCCCATCACGGGCACGAACCCGAAGGCCAAGCGCATCGAGTTCCGCGCGCCCGACGCCTCGGGCAACCCGTACCTCGCCTTCGCGGCGCAGATGATGGCGGGCCTCGACGGCATCCTCAACAAGATCGAGCCGCACGAGCCCGTCGACAAGGACCTCTACGAGCTGCCGCCCGAGGAGGCCAAGAGCATCCCCCAGGTGCCCGCGACGCTCTCCGGCGCTCTCGACGCGCTCGAGGCCGACCACGAGTTCCTGCTACAGGGCGGCGTGTTCACCAAGGACCTCATCGAGACCTGGATCGCGTACAAGCGCGAGAAGGAGATCCTGGCGGCCGCGCAGCGCCCGACGCCCATCGAGTACGAGCTGTACTACTCGGTCTGA
- a CDS encoding NAD+ synthase, translated as MPRLRLALAQTNPVVGDLVGNAAQVLDAAREAHAAGADLLALGEMALTGYPIEDLASRPSFLAASGAAVAALATRLQEEGLGDLAVVVGHPDGPHEPRLLGASNAPTAIAQNCASVLHQGAVVARYAKHHLPNYSVFDEYRVFIPGDELLVLRLRGVDVAVIVCEDLWRDGGPVGRVLEADAGVLVVINASPFERDKDEVRLPLVTRRATETDTIVAYVNIVGGQDDLVFDGDSVVVDGTGAILARAPQFDEHLLVVDVDAEAAADGALPPAVSRVEISTPAREQPALAADVATLPDDREQVWNALVLGLRDYVGKNGFRSVVLGLSGGIDSAVCAAIAADAIGADGVHGVSMPSRWSSDHSRSDADDLAERIGLHYSVEPIAELVAPIEQQLALDGVAAENLQARVRGVILMAASNMHGHLVLTTGNKTELAVGYSTIYGDSVGGFAPIKDVPKMLVWELARWRNEHAVARGETPPIPAASIEKPPSAELRPGQVDQDSLPPYEVLDALLEAYITQKLGKDDVVGLGFDRELVEHITGLVDRAEWKRRQGAIGPKISGMAFGRDRRLPITYRPTD; from the coding sequence ATGCCCCGTCTCCGCTTGGCACTGGCCCAGACGAACCCCGTCGTGGGCGACCTCGTCGGCAACGCCGCGCAGGTGCTCGACGCCGCCCGCGAGGCGCACGCCGCGGGGGCCGATCTGCTCGCCCTCGGCGAGATGGCGCTCACCGGCTACCCCATCGAGGACCTCGCCTCGCGGCCCTCCTTCCTCGCCGCCTCCGGCGCCGCCGTCGCCGCGCTCGCCACCCGGCTGCAGGAGGAGGGGCTCGGCGATCTCGCGGTCGTGGTCGGGCATCCCGACGGCCCGCACGAGCCCCGCCTGCTGGGCGCCTCGAACGCCCCCACGGCGATCGCCCAGAACTGCGCGAGCGTGCTGCACCAGGGTGCCGTGGTGGCGCGCTACGCCAAGCACCACCTGCCCAACTACTCCGTCTTCGACGAGTACCGCGTCTTCATCCCCGGCGACGAGCTGCTCGTGCTGCGGCTGCGCGGGGTCGACGTCGCCGTCATCGTCTGCGAGGACCTGTGGCGCGACGGCGGCCCGGTCGGGCGCGTGCTCGAGGCCGATGCGGGCGTGCTCGTCGTCATCAACGCCTCCCCCTTCGAGCGCGACAAGGACGAGGTGCGGCTGCCGCTCGTCACGCGCCGCGCCACCGAGACCGACACGATCGTCGCCTACGTCAACATCGTCGGCGGGCAGGACGACCTCGTCTTCGACGGCGACAGCGTCGTCGTCGACGGCACGGGCGCGATCCTCGCCCGCGCGCCCCAGTTCGACGAGCACCTGCTGGTCGTCGACGTGGATGCCGAGGCCGCCGCCGACGGCGCGCTGCCGCCCGCCGTCTCCCGCGTCGAGATCAGCACCCCGGCGCGCGAGCAGCCGGCCCTCGCCGCCGACGTGGCGACCCTGCCCGACGACCGCGAGCAGGTCTGGAACGCGCTCGTGCTCGGCCTGCGCGACTACGTCGGCAAGAACGGCTTCCGCTCGGTCGTGCTCGGGCTCTCCGGCGGCATCGACTCGGCCGTGTGCGCGGCGATCGCCGCGGACGCGATCGGTGCCGACGGCGTGCACGGCGTCAGCATGCCGAGCCGCTGGTCGAGCGACCACAGCCGCAGCGACGCCGACGACCTGGCCGAGCGCATCGGCCTGCACTACTCCGTCGAGCCGATCGCCGAGCTCGTCGCCCCGATCGAGCAGCAGCTCGCCCTCGACGGCGTCGCCGCCGAGAACCTGCAGGCGCGCGTGCGCGGCGTCATCCTCATGGCGGCCTCGAACATGCACGGGCATCTCGTGCTGACGACCGGCAACAAGACCGAGCTCGCCGTCGGCTACTCGACGATCTACGGCGACTCGGTGGGCGGCTTCGCCCCGATCAAGGACGTTCCGAAGATGCTCGTCTGGGAGCTCGCGCGGTGGCGCAACGAGCACGCGGTCGCGCGCGGCGAGACCCCGCCCATCCCCGCGGCCTCGATCGAGAAGCCGCCGAGCGCCGAGCTGCGCCCCGGCCAGGTCGACCAGGACTCGCTGCCCCCGTACGAGGTGCTGGATGCCCTGCTCGAGGCCTACATCACCCAGAAGCTCGGCAAGGACGACGTCGTCGGGCTCGGCTTCGACCGCGAGCTGGTCGAGCACATCACCGGGCTCGTCGACCGCGCCGAGTGGAAGCGCCGCCAGGGCGCCATCGGGCCGAAGATCTCGGGGATGGCCTTCGGGCGGGATCGGCGGCTGCCGATCACCTACCGCCCGACCGACTAG
- the lipB gene encoding lipoyl(octanoyl) transferase LipB has product MIDFVDTGLSANSVPYLSGLEQQRALHVAVVEGRAPDTVMLLEHESVYTAGKRTEPHERPTDGTPVIDVDRGGKITWHGPGQLVGYPIIRLPEPVDVVRYVRALEGMLIAVLEDLGVAGAGRVEGRSGVWMRGTDKIAAIGIRVAHGVTMHGFSLNCSNGFDAYSAIVACGLADAGATSITRELGRTVDPAEAAALVRARFTEHVLLPLGRPSAAPTLSGAPS; this is encoded by the coding sequence GTGATCGACTTCGTCGACACGGGGCTAAGCGCCAACTCCGTGCCGTACCTGTCGGGTCTCGAGCAGCAGCGTGCTCTGCACGTCGCCGTCGTCGAGGGCCGGGCGCCCGATACCGTCATGCTGCTCGAGCACGAGAGCGTGTACACGGCCGGCAAGCGCACCGAGCCCCACGAGCGGCCGACCGACGGCACCCCCGTCATCGACGTCGACCGCGGCGGCAAGATCACCTGGCACGGCCCGGGCCAGCTCGTCGGCTACCCGATCATCCGCCTGCCCGAGCCCGTCGACGTCGTGCGCTACGTGCGCGCGCTCGAGGGAATGCTCATCGCCGTCCTCGAAGATCTCGGCGTCGCGGGCGCGGGCCGCGTCGAGGGCCGCAGCGGCGTCTGGATGCGCGGCACCGACAAGATCGCCGCGATCGGCATCCGCGTGGCGCACGGCGTGACCATGCACGGCTTCAGCCTCAACTGCAGCAACGGCTTCGACGCCTACTCGGCCATCGTCGCCTGCGGGCTCGCCGACGCGGGCGCCACCTCCATCACCCGGGAGCTCGGCCGCACGGTCGACCCCGCCGAGGCCGCCGCGCTCGTGCGCGCGCGCTTCACCGAGCACGTCCTCCTCCCCCTCGGCCGCCCGTCGGCCGCCCCGACCCTCTCTGGAGCCCCCTCATGA
- a CDS encoding RDD family protein — MTTAPATPPTWPGKRLGLPESGPRSIARLGRRLGAIAIDWGIAVVLSVVFFQYNPVAMQLIFLGMQILLTVGINASAGHLVLGMRLQRIEGGRLGVVKPIIRAVLLTLLIPAMIWDQDQRGLHDRAVGTILLRR; from the coding sequence GTGACCACCGCACCCGCCACGCCCCCCACCTGGCCCGGCAAGCGCCTCGGGCTTCCCGAGTCCGGCCCGCGCTCGATCGCCCGGCTCGGCCGCCGACTCGGCGCGATCGCGATCGACTGGGGCATCGCGGTCGTGCTCTCGGTCGTGTTCTTCCAGTACAACCCGGTCGCGATGCAGCTGATCTTCCTCGGGATGCAGATCCTGCTGACGGTCGGCATCAACGCGAGCGCGGGGCACCTCGTGCTGGGGATGCGGCTGCAGCGCATCGAGGGCGGTCGCCTCGGCGTCGTGAAGCCGATCATCCGCGCCGTGCTGCTGACGCTGCTCATCCCCGCGATGATCTGGGACCAGGATCAGCGCGGGCTCCACGATCGGGCCGTCGGCACCATCCTGCTGCGCCGCTGA